The sequence ACCTTCGTGATCTTGTTCCGCTCCACTTCCAACACCTCAAAGTAAAGGGGGCCCCTGCTTAACGTTTCTTTTTCCCCTGGTATATGGCCAAACTCTTTCAGCAAAAACCCTGCAATGATATCCTCTTCTTCCGGAATCCTTGTCCTGAACACATCATTCAGGCGGCTGATCGATAATTTGCCGTGACAAATGATATGGGTATCCGTCATTTCATCAATAAGCACTTCTTCTTCCTCATCGGTTTCATCCTCGATTTCCTGCCCGATCATCGCTTCAATAATATCTTCACTGGATATGATTCCCGTTGTTCCTCCGTATTCATCCAGCACAATGGCCAGGTGTTTTTTCGCGTTCAGCATCATCTTAAAAACTTTTGCAATCGATGTTGTTTCACCGACAAAGAGCGGTTCATTGTCTGTGAAATCATACAGGCTTTTATCGTGATCCACCGACCATTTTAATAGCTGTTTTGAATGGAACACGCCTACAATAGTATCCATGTTACCCTTATACACCGGAAACCTTGTATGCCTGCTGTTTAAGACGATTTCCCTCGCTTCTTCAAAAGAAGACGCCCACGGGATGCCCGTAATTTCTACCCGGGGTGTTTTCAAAGCGTCGCGAACATCTTTGTTGGCAAAATCGATAGCACCTTTTATCCGCTGGCTCTCTTCATTTTTAAAAGTTCCTTCAATGGAAGCGATATCGACCATGGTCATCAATTCTTCCCTGGAAAGGCTCGTCTCCTGAACGGCACCTCCCGTGAAAAATTTAATGATGAAATTGGTGAAACTGGACATCAAAAAGGTAATCGGCTTCAACACCCATACCAGAGCAGCAATAACAGGCAGCACGATATAAGCAACTTTATCTGCAAACGTCGCTGCAATCGTTTTCGGCAGCACTTCGGCAAAAATGATTAAAACAATTGTTAAAATACCGGTGGCAATGCCAACATTAAAATCGTAGCTGAGTGCAAAAATCGTTACAAGTGTGGGCAGCATAATATTTGAAATATTGTTTCCGATCAGGATCGAGGTGATCATTCGATCGGGACGGGAAATCAGCTTAAGCATTTTTTTTGATCTTGGATCGTCATTTTCCGCTCTTGTTTTCACTTTCATCCGGTTGACAGCCGTCAGCGCTGTCTCACTCCCGGATAAAAAGAATGACACCAGAATAAAAAAGATGATGGCAAATACCACATCAAACCCTCCAAATTGGTCAAATTTCATCGTTATTGTTTTTCTACCCTTATATAATTGCTTTTATCCTTATTAAGCCAGATGTATTTGCCCGATTTCCAGGGGGAATTTCCGATCATAGTGATGGAACTGCCGGCTCCATTATAAATCGTACGTAATCATTTGCGGTTCGATTGGGGTCCCCAGTCCAACTAGTTGGGCGGTTCCCTTTCTCAGGCACACTTCATACTATCCGTCTCCATCAACCGCTGCAGTACTTTTTAGAAGGATTATTCAGGACAATATATCTCTATAATTACGCTATTCTCTGATTAATCACCCGGCCATCTCCTTTTTATAAGCACACTTCACATGCAATCATTACAAAAAATCAGCCGCCCTCAAATTACATGATTTAGTCTTATAACAAGACAACCACCTTCTGGCAAAGGCCAGTCTTCAGCTCTCTTACCCGATATATATTCAACCGCCCCGACCAGGATCGACAGGTTTTCCAACAGGAACCCGATCCCACCTTTTCCCCTCTATTCCCCGGGAAACAATCTTTGCTATTAGCGAAATGAAAATCGGGTATAGAAATTAAATGTGGACAAATCTAAGGCTCATCCTTTTCATTTCTTACAAAATTAGATTATACTGTATATTTAGGTACTCGAAATAACCAAAGAAGGTGTTATGTTTTGACTCAAGACCAAATAGGGAAACGCAACCTTGCGATCATGTGGTTTGCGAATTTCTTTATTGCCGGCAGCATGACAATGGTAATGCCGTTTTTATCTTTATATATTGAAAAGTTGAGCACTCTTCCCGAAGCGGATGTCCAGCTATGGTCCGGACTCGTTTTCGGGGTTACGTTTGTTACAGCGTTTATTTTCTCTCCGATTTGGGGACGTTTTGGCGATAAGTACGGACGGAAGCCGATATTGGTCATTGCCGGCTTCGGCCTGGCGGCAAGTGTCCTTCTGATGGGATTTGTTACTTCGGTGATGCAGCTCTTCATTTTAAGATTGTTCATGGGAGTGTTCACCGGATTCATATCCACATCACAGGCGCTCATTTCCACGCAAACGCCGAAAAGCACATCCGGTAAAGTACTCGGCACGCTGCAGACCGGAAGTGTATCCGGCAGTTTGTTCGGACCGCTGCTCGGCGGTGTGCTTGCGGATGCTGTAGGGTTTGCGGCAACATTCCAGATGACGGCCATCACTCTTATACTGGCTGCAATCTTTGTTCTTTTTGGAGTAAAAGAATTCCGTCTTGAATCGAAAGAGGAATCGAAAAAGAACTATTCACGCAAAGAAGTTCTCCAATATATATTTGCAGACCCGGTGCTGATTATGGTCATGGTGATTTCCATGTTCGTCCAGATCGCCCATTTCAGTATCCAGCCGATCCTGGCCCTTTATGTCAGTGAACTTCATGGTCCGGTAAACCTTGCCTTTTTCTCAGGCCTGGCCTTTTCGATCGCCGGTCTCGGCAACTTGATGATGACCCGGAACTGGGGACGGCTTGCCGATAAAATCGGCTATGAAAAAGTCATGATCCTGCTTCTCGTCCTTTCAGCTGTTTTCTATTTTCCGGGAGCATTTGTAAGCAACATCTGGCAGCTTGTCGGACTGAGGTTCATGCTTGGCCTGGTAATCGGCGGAATCATTCCGGTGCGGACAGCGTATATTCGCCAGGTCGCTCCTGTTTCCATTCAGGGCGAGGTGCTGGGCTACAATACGAGCCTCCGTTTTCTCGGCAATGTCATCGGCCCTGCACTCGGCGGATTCATCGCCAGCATATCCGGCATTTCATCCGTATTTTTTGTGACGACAGGATTGCTTGCTGTCAGCGCAATGCTTCTCGCGGGCAGCGTCAATCGCCGTTCACAGCAGGCCGGTCAAAATCTGTCATTGAATCGTTGATATAAAAGCCAGCTCTTTCATCACAAAAGAGCTGGCTTTTTAGATCACATCAATTGTTTTTCGGAAACCATAGAAAGGCCTGAACCCCATTTTCTGATAAAGGCATTGGATGTGATCGAGCAATGCCCGGCCTGCTCCTATCCCCCTGTACTGCCGGGCGATCAGCATCTCGCAAACGTATAGCGTAATATACTATTCTGTCATTCCGCTGAGACAGCCGGCGATCTCGCCGCCAATGACTGCCACCATCGCAGCATTCGAATTTTTCCACGCTGATTGAACATCGTCTTTCCGATTGGCAAAAGAAGTCCATCCTTCTGCCCCATTGAGACTGTGAATATCCGCCACATCTCTTTCTGAAAACGGCCTGATGACAACCGTGAACTCATTTATGTTCCGTTCCATAGGTTAACCCTCCCGTTTGTTTGCCTGATACCGTTAAAACTTTTTCGACAAACCGGTTGGATACCCTTTGATGAATTCATTCTATTAAGCACTATGTGTAAACGATGCATGAGCACTGCCTTTTCGAACCATCCTCATCATAAAATAACCGACTGCAGCTTCAACTGCCCCCACTCCAAAGAAAACAGGCTGCAAAAAGCTGACATATCCAATCCAAAAAATTTGTGCCGCTATCCAGCCCATCAGTAAAGTTCCAAGGATGATCGCCGCCTCTCCGGCAGCTTTGCTCTGGATGAAAGATAAAACGGCTCCGGCAAGGCTCCCTAGACCATTAACGGCAAGAAGGACAATGCCCGGAATGAGAAAGCTTTCAAATGGCGAATCTTCCAAAATGTCTGTAGTCATCAGCAAATTGCTTCCATCCGGTTCCATAATGAACCCTATTCCTGCCAGAACGGCCCCTACCCCTACTGAACCCTGCAAAATTCCAATTGACCAGAAGAGTCTCTTTTCTTTGTTCACCGTAATTCGCTTCCTTTCTTGATTTTAGATAAGAACTGCTTTCCCGGATATTAAGAAAAGGGCAAGGCGCCCGCATAGCGGCGTACGCATAAGCGGGGGTGCCTGCTGGAAGGCGGTCTTCCCTTCCGGAAGGGATCACCGCTTATGACGATAGCCGCTGGCGCCTGGAGCTGGGCACTGATCTTGCTGAAGAACTTTCTACATATTAAAAAAGTAAAGACCAGCAACATCCTTCTTCCTAAATTATACTCCTTTTATATGGAGTCAAGCTTTACTATTTTCCGGATGACTTCAATGTTCAGGCAGTATAAACGCCACCCTTCATGTCGAAACTGAAAATGAGAGGGTGTGAGACCGCTGGTTATTCTATCCGTTTTCTGGGAAGTGCAGAAACTTATAGAAAAAATGAATGACGTTGACACGGAAGCCTGGCTCCAGAATGAATTGTTCACATGGCAGTGGTGGGTCCTTGTCGGCTTTTTGGTTATACCATGGGGAATCTGGTTCCTGCTAGTGGACCGTAAGCGGATTCTTGAAATCCTCCTATTCGGCATGATGACGTCAGTCATCGTGATCACCTTGGATGTGTATGGTCATCATAATGGTTTCTGGGGCTATCCGATTGAACTGTTTCCCGCCGATCCGGGGGGCATCTCTTTCGACCTTGGCATGATAGCAGTTGCCTTTATGCTTCTCTATCAATATTTTGTCCCCTGGCGGACATACCTTCCTGCCCTTCTCGCAATGGCTGTCGGCTTCGCTTTTATCGGCGAACCGTTTGCAAACCGGCTGCAGCTTTATCATCTTCTGGATTGGAAATATAGGTATTCTTTTGTGCTGTATCTAACAAATGGCATTCTGCTAAAATTATTGATCGATTGGCTCGTTAGACTATCCAGGTCATAATAAAAAAGAACATCAATTTATTCCTTGCCGATTTTGGCCTAACTCTTCCTCTCCTATATTTTACTCATACAGCTGTTTATAGGCACGGAACTTCAAAGTTACGGCCTCTATTTTCCTCACACAATCGTTTACAGGCACTGAATCTTGGTTCAGTGCCTGTAATGTTGCATTCTAATTGCATATAAACACGGAAATCGAAGTTCCGTTCCGTTCCTTTATTTTCCTCATTCAGCATGTTATAGGCATTGAATGCTGATTCAGTGGCTGTAATAGTTGTGCCAGTATTCTTTTGAGCCCCACCAGCTGCATGATAGAAATTCCAAAAAATAAGAGTTACATACCGATGTTGCATTCTCGGTTTTCCGTCAAAAGATTACAAGAAATGGTCCTTACTAAACTATGCTCTCGTGTTAAAATGGAATTATTATACAGGC is a genomic window of Bacillus marinisedimentorum containing:
- a CDS encoding CNNM domain-containing protein produces the protein MKFDQFGGFDVVFAIIFFILVSFFLSGSETALTAVNRMKVKTRAENDDPRSKKMLKLISRPDRMITSILIGNNISNIMLPTLVTIFALSYDFNVGIATGILTIVLIIFAEVLPKTIAATFADKVAYIVLPVIAALVWVLKPITFLMSSFTNFIIKFFTGGAVQETSLSREELMTMVDIASIEGTFKNEESQRIKGAIDFANKDVRDALKTPRVEITGIPWASSFEEAREIVLNSRHTRFPVYKGNMDTIVGVFHSKQLLKWSVDHDKSLYDFTDNEPLFVGETTSIAKVFKMMLNAKKHLAIVLDEYGGTTGIISSEDIIEAMIGQEIEDETDEEEEVLIDEMTDTHIICHGKLSISRLNDVFRTRIPEEEDIIAGFLLKEFGHIPGEKETLSRGPLYFEVLEVERNKITKVMITKEADEMD
- a CDS encoding MFS transporter; protein product: MTQDQIGKRNLAIMWFANFFIAGSMTMVMPFLSLYIEKLSTLPEADVQLWSGLVFGVTFVTAFIFSPIWGRFGDKYGRKPILVIAGFGLAASVLLMGFVTSVMQLFILRLFMGVFTGFISTSQALISTQTPKSTSGKVLGTLQTGSVSGSLFGPLLGGVLADAVGFAATFQMTAITLILAAIFVLFGVKEFRLESKEESKKNYSRKEVLQYIFADPVLIMVMVISMFVQIAHFSIQPILALYVSELHGPVNLAFFSGLAFSIAGLGNLMMTRNWGRLADKIGYEKVMILLLVLSAVFYFPGAFVSNIWQLVGLRFMLGLVIGGIIPVRTAYIRQVAPVSIQGEVLGYNTSLRFLGNVIGPALGGFIASISGISSVFFVTTGLLAVSAMLLAGSVNRRSQQAGQNLSLNR
- a CDS encoding CBO0543 family protein; amino-acid sequence: MNDVDTEAWLQNELFTWQWWVLVGFLVIPWGIWFLLVDRKRILEILLFGMMTSVIVITLDVYGHHNGFWGYPIELFPADPGGISFDLGMIAVAFMLLYQYFVPWRTYLPALLAMAVGFAFIGEPFANRLQLYHLLDWKYRYSFVLYLTNGILLKLLIDWLVRLSRS